TCAATGCGCGGTTTGATAGAATCAAAGGTGATAATGGGAATCTGGTAGTCCTGATCTTTGAGATAGTGCAGGGCTCCTTCAGCGACTAGGGTGTCTGAGGTTACGATGGCTTCAATCTCATCCAGCGGCAGCTCTTCCATAATCTTGTAACTGTTGTCTTCCAGAAGGAAACCGAAGGCGAATTTAATAATGCGTTCATCAAAAGGCAGGCCTGCTTCATTTAGGGCTTGCTTGTAGCCTGTGTAACGATCCTGGGAAACGACCAGCTCCTTATTCCCGGCTAGAAAGGCGACTTTCCGATAGCCCTTGTCTAAGAAATATCTGGTCGCGTCGTAGCCAGCCTTGATATTGTCATTGTCCACCAGAGAGATAAAAGCTGAGACAGCTTTCCCTAGGATGAGGAAGGGGAAGTTGTTCCTGACCGCAAAGTCGACCAAAGGATCGTCCTGCTTAGAATAAAGAAAAATCAGTCCATCTACTCGCTTGCCCAAGATCATCTGCTTCATATTTTCCAAGCGGTGCTCTTCATCTTGCCCAGTGCTGATCTGGATGGCATAGTCATAGTCAGAAGCAATCTGAGAAATCCCCCGCAATACAGTTGGGAAAAAAGGGTTTTGATAGAAGACATCTGAGTCGTCTGGCAGGACCAAGCCGATGACTTGGCTGGACTGGCTGACCAGACTTCTGGCATTGAGATTGGGATGATAGTCCAGCTCCTTCATAGCAGCACGGACACGTTTTTTAGTTTCTTCACTAATGGTTGATTTATTTTGCACGACGCGGGTCACGGTAGAGGGCGACACGCCTGCTAGTTTTGCGACTTCTTTGATAGTAACTCGCATAAAAACCTCCTAAAGGCCTGCATTTGCTGGAAATCCTTTCTATAACATCAACTGTTTTAAATCTACTAGTAGAAGCACTTACTTTCTAAGAGTCATGCAAACATGTGCCCAAAATAGCTATCGTAACCAGTGATTTTGCTTAACTATTGTGGTCAAAAAAGCAAGTATAAAGCAGTTTCTCCGCAAACGCAAACGTTTTCTGTTTGTAAGAACATTTTAACACAAAAAGAGAACGCTTGCAAGAAGAGAAAAACGGTAAAAAATTGGGGCAGTAGGAGAGTCCTAAAAGAGCATTATATCCTTTAACTAGTAAATTGAAAAAAATCTCAAAAACCCCTTGCACTAAAAAAAAAAATAGGTTATAATCAAGTCGACGCAAACGTTTGCATTAAGTGAAAATGAAAAGGCGTAGAGGAAAAAAATAACGAGGTGACAAAATGAAAAAACGTCAAAGCGGCGTGCTCATGCACATTTCATCCCTTCCGGGCAAGTACGGTATCGGATCTTTTGGCCAAAGTGCTTATGATTTTGTAGACTTCTTGGTTCGCACCAAGCAGCGCTATTGGCAGATTTTGCCACTGGGAACTACCAGTTATGGTGATTCTCCTTATCAGTCTTTCTCTGCTTTTGCTGGGAATACCTACTTTATCGATTTTGATATTCTGATAGAAGAAGGTTTGTTGGACGAGGCGGATGTTAAGGGAGCTGATTTCGGAGATGATCCTAGAAAAGTGGATTATGCAAAGATTTTCGATGCTCGCCGTCCAATCATGGAAAAAGCAGTTGCTCGCTTCTTGAAAGCAGAAGATCTGTCTGACTATGAGAGCTTTGTGGAGCAAAATGCAGCTTGGTTGGAAGTTTTCGCTGAGTACATGGCTATCAAAGAGCATTTTGATAATCTAGCTTGGACTGAGTGGCCGGATGAAGCGATCCGCCGCCGTGAGGCTGCTAGTCTCGCTTCTTATCGTGAGAAGCTGGCTGACAAGCTGACCTATCATCGTGTGACCCAGTATCTCTTCTTTAAGCAGTGGTTAAGATTAAAAGCCTATGCTAATGAACATCACATCGAGATTGTCGGTGATATGCCAATCTATGTGGCAGCTGACAGTGCTGATGTGTGGGCACAGCCGCACTTCTTTAAGACGGACGCTGTTGGCAAGCCAACTTGTGTGGCAGGCTGTCCGCCAGATGAATTTTCAGAAACTGGCCAGCTTTGGGGCAATCCTATCTATGACTGGGAAGCTATGGATAAGGATGGCTATGCTTGGTGGATTGAACGCCTGCGTGAAAGCTTCAAGATTTACGACATTGTCCGTATCGACCACTTCCGCGGCTTTGAGTCTTACTGGGAAGTACCTGCTGGCTCAGAAACTTCTGCTTCTGGTAAGTGGGTCAAAGGTCCAGACTACAAGCTCTTTGCAGCAGTTAAGGAAGCCTTGGGTGATTTGAATATCATCGCAGAAGACCTAGGTTTTATGACGGATGAAGTGATCGAGCTGCGTGAGCGTACTGGTTTCCCAGGAATGAAGATCTTGCAATTTGCCTTCAATCCTGATGATGAAAGCATCGACAGTCCGCATCTGGCGCCAAATAACTCAGTCATGTATACAGGAACCCATGATAACAATACTGTTTTGGGCTGGTACAAGGATGAGATTGACGACGCTACTCGCCAGTACATGGCACAGTACACCAACCGCAAGGAGTACGAAACAGTACCTCATGCAATGCTGCGCACAATCTTTGCTTCAGTCAGCTTTATGGCCATTGCGACCATGCAAGACCTACTGGAATTAGACAGTGCAGCACGGATGAACTATCCATCCACAATTGGTGGCAACTGGACTTGGCGGATGACAGCTGAAGAGCTGAATCCAATTGTCGAAGGTGAGCTTTACAGCTTGACTAAGACTTACCGTCGTATGAATACCGATTTAATTAACAAATAAAGAATAGCTAACTAGGCTTGAAGGGATTAATCATGTCAAACTTACAAACTTATATCAAAAATACTTATTCAAAAAATCTTGCTGATTGCAGCAACGAAGAACTCTACCTGGCTCTTTTGAACTACACTAAATTAGCCAGCGCTCAAAAGCCAGTCAATACTGGTAAGAAAAAACTCTACTATATCTCAGCTGAGTTCCTGATCGGTAAACTCTTGTCTAACAACTTGATTAACCTTGGGCTTTACGATGATGTGAAGCAAGAACTGGCAGATGCTGGCAAGGACTTGATTGAGGTAGAAGAAGTTGAGTTGGAGCCGTCTCTGGGTAACGGAGGCTTGGGCCGTTTGGCTGCCTGCTTCTTGGACTCTATTGCGACATTGGGTCTCAATGGTGATGGTGTAGGACTGAACTACCACTTTGGTCTTTTCCAACAGGTTTTGAAAAACAACGAACAGACAACGATTCCTAACTTCTGGCTGACTGAGCAAAACTGGTTGGTTCGCTCTAGCCGTAGCTACCAAGTGCCATTTGCTCACTTCACTCTGACATCTACTCTTTATGATATTGATGTGCCAGGTTACAAGACAGAAACTAAGAACCGTCTTCGTCTCTTTGATTTGGACTCAGTGGATGCGGATATCATCACAGACGGTATTGACTTTGATAAGACAGATATCGCTCGCAACTTGACCCTCTTCCTCTATCCAGATGATAGTGACAAGCAAGGTGAGCTGCTCCGTATCTTCCAGCAGTACTTCATGGTTTCAAATGGTGCTCAGCTGATTATTGACGAAGCGATTGAAAAAGGCAGCAACCTGCACGACTTGGCAGACTACGCTGTCATCCAAATCAATGATACCCACCCATCTCTGGTTATCCCAGAAATGATTCGTCTCTTGACTGAACGTGGTTTGGATCTGGATGAAGCAATTGCCATCGTACAGAAGATGACTGCTTATACAAACCACACGATTCTGGCAGAAGCTCTTGAAAAATGGCCTCTGGAATTCTTGAAAGAAGTAGTACCGCACCTGGTGCCTATCATCAAAGAGCTTGACAAGCGCGTGAAAGCTAAATACGCTGATCCAGCAGTGCAAATCATTGATGAGGACAATCGTGTGCACATGGCTCACATGGATATCCACTACGGATACAGTGTCAATGGGGTTGCTGCTCTGCATACAGAAATCCTGAAAAATTCTGAGCTTAAAGCCTTCTACGATATCTACCCTGAAAAATTCAATAACAAGACCAACGGTATTACTTTCCGCCGCTGGCTCATGCATGCCAACCCACGCCTGTCTCATTATTTGGATGAGTTGCTGGGCTGCGACTGGCACCATGATGCAACTAAGCTCGAAGGCTTGTTGGAATTCACTGGCGCTGCAAATGTTAAAGAAAAATTGGAAGGTATCAAGGCTCACAACAAGCGTAAATTGGCTCGTCACTTGAAGGAAGCACAAGGCGTGGAAATCAATCCAGAATCTATCTTTGATATCCAAATCAAGCGTCTGCATGAGTACAAGCGCCAACAAATGAACGCTCTTTATGTTATCCACAAGTATCTGGACATCAAGGCTGGTAACATACCTGCTCGTCCAATCACTGTCTTCTTCGGTGGTAAGGCTGCTCCTGCTTACACAATTGCACAGGACATCATCCACCTTATCCTTTGCTTGTCAGAAGTGATTGCTAATGACCCTCAAGTGGCTCCACACCTGCAAGTAGTTATGGTAGAAAACTACAATGTTACAGCGTCTAGCTTCTTGATTGCAGCTGGTGATATTTCTGAGCAGATTTCCTTGGCTTCTAAGGAAGCATCTGGTACTGGTAACATGAAGTTCATGCTTAACGGTGCTTTGACTCTTGGTACTATGGACGGAGCGAATGTTGAGATTGCAGAGCTGGTCGGCGAAGACAACATCTACATCTTCGGTGAAGATTCTGAAACTGTTATTGACCTCTATGCAAAATCTGCTTACAAGTCTAGTGAGTACTATGCACGTGAAGCTATCAAGCCGTTGGTTGACTTTATCGTCAGCGATGAAGTATTGGCAGTCGGTAAAGCTGAACGCTTGGAACGTCTTTACAATGAACTGATCAGCAAGGACTGGTTCATGACCCTGCTGGATCTAGAAGACTATATCCAAGTCAAAGAGCGCATGCTGGCGGACTATGAAGATCGCGATGCTTGGATGGACAAAGTCATCGTCAATATCGCCAAAGCTGGCTTCTTCTCATCTGACCGTACTATCGCTCAATACGAAGAAGAAGTATGGCACTTGAACAGCTAATATTCTTTGAATCAAAAAAGCCGAGACAGCAGTGTTTCGGCTTTGATTTTTGAATAAAATATGTGGATAGGGAATTAGCTATTGTGTGGGCTTCTGAAAAGGTGAAAGCTTCTTGGTCTTGTCAGCTTTTTCTTTTCGGTGTATAATAAGTGAAAATATTTCTTTACAGGAGGCGTTCATGAAAAAGAAACCAATTTATCTTTATGTTTTGCTGGGCTTGTCAACCGTGGGAACCTTGTGGGGACTTTTTGGCAAGTTCACTTCTTCTGATGCTGGGGTGAAAAGCATTCTTAAGCAGATAGAAGAACCAGCAAAATCCCAGTATGCCACTTATTTTAGCAAGAGTGCAGAAGTGGCGAATTCGCTAGCCAATAATTTCTTTTTTTACGGGCACATCGTTCTCTTAATAGTGGCTCTTTTCTTCCTTTTTAGGAAAGATATATTTAAGGCCAATCTTGTCTACATTGCCGATGTTCTTGTGGGATTGATTTCGACAGCCTATGCTTATGTGGTATCAAAGGGAATTATAGCTTCTTCTTTTTCAGACTCAACTCTTCTTTCGGCACAGATGACGGGGCTGAATTTCTCCATCCTCCTTTCAGTAGTCATTAGTCTAATCTTCCTTTCCATCGTCATCTTTAAGCTAATCCAGCAGCAAAAAGAAGCTGAAAAAGCGGAACTAGCTGCCAACGAATAAGATTTGACAAATAACAGATAAGTGCTTACAATTTTAAGAAGCAATATCTGTTATTTTTTAGAATGGAGAATAAAATGACAAAGGTTTCCTTGGTTTACATCAGCTTGAGCGGCAATACAGAGAGTTTTGTCCGTCGGCTGACAGACTATTTGCTGGAGCAGCATCCAAGCCTAGAAGTGGAGAAGATCCATATCAAAGACCTGGTAAAGGAAGGGCAGCCCTTTTTTGAAATGGACAATCCTTTTATCGCTTTTCTGCCGACTTATCTGGAGGGTGGCAATGGTGTGGACAATGGCGATGTAGAAATTCTGACAACCGATGTGGGGGACTTTATCGCCTATGGTCAGAATGCCAGCAATTGTCTGGGCGTCATTGGCAGCGGCAATCGAAACTTTAATAACCAATACTGTCTGACCGCCAAGCAATACTCAGAGCGCTTCGGATTTCCGGTTTTGGCTGATTTTGAAATGCGTGGCATGTTGGGAGATATTAAGAAGGTTGCAGGGATTATTGAAGAACTTTATCATATTGAAAAAAACGAAAACCAGTGAGGTTTTCGTTTTTTGATGTTTTTAAATTAAGCTTACATCTTTTCTGGCGCTTCTACTCCCAGCAGACGCAGAGCTTCTTTGAGGACAACAGCTGTTGAGTAGCTGAGAGCCAGACGGCTGTCGCGCTCAGGGCTTTCGTCCAGAATCCGTGTGTGTGCATAGTATTTGTTAAAGGCTTGGGCCAGACTGATAGCATATTTGGCAATCAGAGATGGCTCATAGTTATCAGCAGCACGTTTGACAACGCGACCGAAGTCTTGGAGCAGCTTGATAATTTCCCAGCTTTCTGGATCGTTCAGGCTGTATGTAGCCTCTGCATCTGGCTGGAAGTTCGCCTTGCGCAGGATAGACTGGATACGAGCATAGGCATACTGGATGTAAGGGCCTGTTTCTCCCTCGAAGGAAACCATAGCTTCTAGGTCAAAGTCGTAACCATTGCGGCGGTCAGTTTTGAGGTCGTAGAACTTAACTGCTCCAACCCCAACTGCACGAGCAACAGTTTCCTTGTTTTCCAAATCTGGGTTTTTAGCTTCAATCTGGCTCTTAGCCCGGCTGATAGCTTCCAGCAGAGTTGGTTCGAGAAGGATGATATTTCCTTTACGTGTAGACAGTTTTTGACGGTTCTTAGTCACTAGACCAAAGTCAACGTGAATCATGTCATCGCTCCAGTCAAAGCCCATCTTTTTCAGAACAGCCTTGAGCTGTCTGAAGTGGTTAGCCTGCTCTTGACCTACAACATAGACATTTTTGACAAAGTTGTAAGTGCGAGCCCGGTAGATAGCTGTTGCAATATCACGTGTGATGTAGAGGGTAGCACCGTCTGATTTTTTAATCATAGCAGGCGGAAGGTTAAAGTCTTCCAAGTCTACAATGCTAGCTCCTTTTGATTCCTGTAAAAGACCTTTTTCTTCGAGGATTTGAATCCCTTCGTCCATCTTGTCATTGTAGAAGGCTTCACCATTTAGACTGTCAAATTCGACACCTAGGAGTTCGTAGATACGGTTGAACTCCATCAGACTTTCGTCGCGGAACCATTGCCAGAGCTCAGTCGCTTCTGGGTCACCGTCTTCCAGCTTCTTGAACCAAAGGCGGCCTTCTTCATCCAGAGATGGGTCGTTTTCAATCTCGGCATTGATACGCACATAGAGTTTGAGGAGCTCGTCGATAGGGTTAGCTTCAACAGCTTCCTGGCTTCCCCACTTCTTATAAGCTACCATCAGGAGACCAAACTGTTTGCCCCAGTCTCCCAAGTGGTTGATTTTGATGGTGTTGTAACCAATCTTGCGGAAGATGTTGGAAAGAGCGTCACCGATAACAGTAGAGCGCAAGTGGCCGACTGAGAAAGGCTTGGCAATGTTTGGGCTGGATAGGTCAATGGTGACATTTTCTCCATTTCCTTCGTTCTGCTGGCCGTAGTCAGCTCCGTCTTTGATGACTTCTTTGATGACTTGGCCAGAAATTTCAGCCTTACTGAGGAAAAAGTTGACATAAGGACCAGTCGCAACGACTTTGTCAAAATGCGCTGTATCAATCTTTTCAGCGATGTCAGCAGCGATGATTTGAGGAGCTTTGCGCTCAGTCTTTGCCAGAGAAAAGGCTGGGAAGGCGATATCACCAAGTTCAGAGCTCTTTGGCTGCTCCAATAAATTTAAAATAGCGTCTTGATCAAGGCTGTCAATAACCTTGGCCAATTCGCCGGCAATCAACTGTTTGTTATCCATATTTGCTCCTTTGTGTCTTTTGTTATTATTTTATCACATTTTTCAAGGAATCTTCAATTTTTTTGGGAATAATTTTTGGGCTAATATGAATTTTTCTGATATAATAAGAGGGATAAGAACCTGTATTTATAGATGAGTTTTCCATCTAAATGCTTCCTTCCCTGACACTCTTGGTTAAAGTTTTTTGTTTATTCTCAGTATTCCTGCAAATCTTTGCCTAGATTGATGGAGAAGCAGCCTTTAATCGGATGAAGTGCCCTTCATGAATGCAGCTTCTAAATATTCAATAATGAGGTAAAAATGAGAAAGAATGACCGTCATCAGTTAGTCAAAACGATGATTAAGGAAGAAAAGCTAGGAACGCAAAAGGAGATTCAGGATCGTCTGGAAGCGCAAGGGATTTATGTAACACAGACTACCCTTTCGCGTGACCTCCGTGAAATCGGCCTGACCAAGGTTAAGAAGAAGGGGCTGACTTATTATGTTTTGGCGCATGAGACTGAAGAGATTGATTTGATAGAGTTTTTAGCCAAGCATGTGGAGAGTGTAGCCAGAGCCGAGT
This window of the Streptococcus sanguinis genome carries:
- the argS gene encoding arginine--tRNA ligase produces the protein MDNKQLIAGELAKVIDSLDQDAILNLLEQPKSSELGDIAFPAFSLAKTERKAPQIIAADIAEKIDTAHFDKVVATGPYVNFFLSKAEISGQVIKEVIKDGADYGQQNEGNGENVTIDLSSPNIAKPFSVGHLRSTVIGDALSNIFRKIGYNTIKINHLGDWGKQFGLLMVAYKKWGSQEAVEANPIDELLKLYVRINAEIENDPSLDEEGRLWFKKLEDGDPEATELWQWFRDESLMEFNRIYELLGVEFDSLNGEAFYNDKMDEGIQILEEKGLLQESKGASIVDLEDFNLPPAMIKKSDGATLYITRDIATAIYRARTYNFVKNVYVVGQEQANHFRQLKAVLKKMGFDWSDDMIHVDFGLVTKNRQKLSTRKGNIILLEPTLLEAISRAKSQIEAKNPDLENKETVARAVGVGAVKFYDLKTDRRNGYDFDLEAMVSFEGETGPYIQYAYARIQSILRKANFQPDAEATYSLNDPESWEIIKLLQDFGRVVKRAADNYEPSLIAKYAISLAQAFNKYYAHTRILDESPERDSRLALSYSTAVVLKEALRLLGVEAPEKM
- a CDS encoding LacI family DNA-binding transcriptional regulator is translated as MRVTIKEVAKLAGVSPSTVTRVVQNKSTISEETKKRVRAAMKELDYHPNLNARSLVSQSSQVIGLVLPDDSDVFYQNPFFPTVLRGISQIASDYDYAIQISTGQDEEHRLENMKQMILGKRVDGLIFLYSKQDDPLVDFAVRNNFPFLILGKAVSAFISLVDNDNIKAGYDATRYFLDKGYRKVAFLAGNKELVVSQDRYTGYKQALNEAGLPFDERIIKFAFGFLLEDNSYKIMEELPLDEIEAIVTSDTLVAEGALHYLKDQDYQIPIITFDSIKPRIDVDAYIDINALELGKESFRTLFQIIKDNKEDKQICYRQLIPHSISTR
- the malQ gene encoding 4-alpha-glucanotransferase, whose product is MKKRQSGVLMHISSLPGKYGIGSFGQSAYDFVDFLVRTKQRYWQILPLGTTSYGDSPYQSFSAFAGNTYFIDFDILIEEGLLDEADVKGADFGDDPRKVDYAKIFDARRPIMEKAVARFLKAEDLSDYESFVEQNAAWLEVFAEYMAIKEHFDNLAWTEWPDEAIRRREAASLASYREKLADKLTYHRVTQYLFFKQWLRLKAYANEHHIEIVGDMPIYVAADSADVWAQPHFFKTDAVGKPTCVAGCPPDEFSETGQLWGNPIYDWEAMDKDGYAWWIERLRESFKIYDIVRIDHFRGFESYWEVPAGSETSASGKWVKGPDYKLFAAVKEALGDLNIIAEDLGFMTDEVIELRERTGFPGMKILQFAFNPDDESIDSPHLAPNNSVMYTGTHDNNTVLGWYKDEIDDATRQYMAQYTNRKEYETVPHAMLRTIFASVSFMAIATMQDLLELDSAARMNYPSTIGGNWTWRMTAEELNPIVEGELYSLTKTYRRMNTDLINK
- the glgP gene encoding glycogen/starch/alpha-glucan family phosphorylase; translation: MSNLQTYIKNTYSKNLADCSNEELYLALLNYTKLASAQKPVNTGKKKLYYISAEFLIGKLLSNNLINLGLYDDVKQELADAGKDLIEVEEVELEPSLGNGGLGRLAACFLDSIATLGLNGDGVGLNYHFGLFQQVLKNNEQTTIPNFWLTEQNWLVRSSRSYQVPFAHFTLTSTLYDIDVPGYKTETKNRLRLFDLDSVDADIITDGIDFDKTDIARNLTLFLYPDDSDKQGELLRIFQQYFMVSNGAQLIIDEAIEKGSNLHDLADYAVIQINDTHPSLVIPEMIRLLTERGLDLDEAIAIVQKMTAYTNHTILAEALEKWPLEFLKEVVPHLVPIIKELDKRVKAKYADPAVQIIDEDNRVHMAHMDIHYGYSVNGVAALHTEILKNSELKAFYDIYPEKFNNKTNGITFRRWLMHANPRLSHYLDELLGCDWHHDATKLEGLLEFTGAANVKEKLEGIKAHNKRKLARHLKEAQGVEINPESIFDIQIKRLHEYKRQQMNALYVIHKYLDIKAGNIPARPITVFFGGKAAPAYTIAQDIIHLILCLSEVIANDPQVAPHLQVVMVENYNVTASSFLIAAGDISEQISLASKEASGTGNMKFMLNGALTLGTMDGANVEIAELVGEDNIYIFGEDSETVIDLYAKSAYKSSEYYAREAIKPLVDFIVSDEVLAVGKAERLERLYNELISKDWFMTLLDLEDYIQVKERMLADYEDRDAWMDKVIVNIAKAGFFSSDRTIAQYEEEVWHLNS
- a CDS encoding lantibiotic ABC transporter permease — encoded protein: MKKKPIYLYVLLGLSTVGTLWGLFGKFTSSDAGVKSILKQIEEPAKSQYATYFSKSAEVANSLANNFFFYGHIVLLIVALFFLFRKDIFKANLVYIADVLVGLISTAYAYVVSKGIIASSFSDSTLLSAQMTGLNFSILLSVVISLIFLSIVIFKLIQQQKEAEKAELAANE
- the nrdI gene encoding class Ib ribonucleoside-diphosphate reductase assembly flavoprotein NrdI; the protein is MENKMTKVSLVYISLSGNTESFVRRLTDYLLEQHPSLEVEKIHIKDLVKEGQPFFEMDNPFIAFLPTYLEGGNGVDNGDVEILTTDVGDFIAYGQNASNCLGVIGSGNRNFNNQYCLTAKQYSERFGFPVLADFEMRGMLGDIKKVAGIIEELYHIEKNENQ
- the argR gene encoding arginine repressor, giving the protein MRKNDRHQLVKTMIKEEKLGTQKEIQDRLEAQGIYVTQTTLSRDLREIGLTKVKKKGLTYYVLAHETEEIDLIEFLAKHVESVARAEFSLVLRTGLGEATVLANVVDSSLDSRILGTVAGANTLLVVCRDQAAAQEIEEQIQEVM